The Prosthecobacter dejongeii genome contains a region encoding:
- a CDS encoding O-antigen ligase family protein, translated as MPERPPFSAVGATTWRLDDAPIPLSGEQAFSWRQSLLLANMAGFLGGYFVMYNQWLQLAWGLILATLWLLAGGHENLAEALRRDRWMQAASVLWAALLLRSSLFESPGATLTTLWLGWGNSVLLLGFLLTLWQAAKRPDIVSAIGKPLVAMAAVAACVSLGVFYTVHPEAVFGARLRNWFVYGGWNSVNSGLTFGFAACWAAAGWMEATSTRNRRRWLLALVLLDAATVLTLSRGALLALLAGHFILLLASGWRRTWRPLATLASILVLFQLSAPLISHLAAQDASKRRGISNEAAMQQIGDAVVSSNPMQTAMARSDNGRFLIYGAALGSMTTWQDWLLGKGMWADDDCWSCSLHWYPEHLHGVFWDTFVHGGLPGILGLGTLVFWGLSRAYVLAKRGEVIWLMLSGYGITGLLFDGDSVWALVTVARYEPLLFWTPLVIATARFTQLTLPTSAGSSARTSMPLGPLWRPR; from the coding sequence ATGCCTGAACGCCCGCCATTCTCCGCCGTCGGCGCTACCACTTGGCGACTGGACGATGCGCCTATCCCCTTGTCAGGCGAGCAGGCCTTCTCCTGGCGGCAGTCTTTACTGCTGGCCAATATGGCAGGCTTTCTGGGCGGCTATTTCGTGATGTATAACCAGTGGCTACAACTGGCCTGGGGACTCATTTTGGCCACGTTGTGGCTGCTGGCTGGCGGCCATGAAAACCTGGCAGAGGCACTGCGGCGTGACCGCTGGATGCAGGCAGCGTCCGTACTCTGGGCGGCACTGCTGCTGCGCAGCTCCCTCTTTGAATCTCCAGGGGCCACGCTGACGACTTTATGGCTGGGCTGGGGAAACAGTGTCTTACTTCTCGGCTTTCTCCTGACACTTTGGCAGGCAGCTAAGCGACCCGACATCGTCTCGGCGATTGGCAAACCACTGGTGGCCATGGCTGCTGTAGCGGCCTGCGTGAGTCTAGGTGTGTTCTACACCGTGCATCCAGAAGCCGTCTTTGGCGCACGCCTGCGCAATTGGTTCGTCTATGGCGGCTGGAATTCCGTCAATTCCGGCCTCACCTTTGGCTTTGCCGCCTGCTGGGCTGCCGCAGGCTGGATGGAAGCCACGAGCACCCGCAATCGCCGGCGTTGGCTGCTCGCCCTGGTTTTACTGGATGCCGCCACGGTGCTCACTCTGAGTCGCGGAGCCCTCCTGGCCCTGCTGGCCGGGCATTTCATCCTCCTTTTAGCCTCGGGCTGGCGGCGCACTTGGCGGCCTCTCGCCACCCTGGCGTCCATCTTGGTTCTGTTTCAACTTTCCGCCCCCCTGATTTCTCACCTCGCAGCCCAAGATGCCTCCAAACGGCGCGGGATTTCCAACGAAGCGGCCATGCAGCAAATCGGCGATGCCGTGGTTTCATCCAATCCGATGCAGACCGCGATGGCTCGTTCTGATAACGGGCGCTTTTTGATCTATGGAGCCGCCTTGGGCAGCATGACTACCTGGCAGGACTGGCTCCTGGGCAAGGGCATGTGGGCGGATGATGACTGCTGGTCCTGCTCTCTCCATTGGTACCCTGAGCATCTGCATGGTGTGTTTTGGGATACCTTTGTGCATGGTGGCCTTCCTGGTATTCTTGGACTCGGAACCCTCGTTTTTTGGGGCCTGAGCCGTGCCTACGTCTTGGCAAAACGCGGGGAGGTGATCTGGCTGATGCTCAGTGGTTACGGCATCACAGGTTTGCTTTTTGATGGTGACAGCGTCTGGGCACTAGTCACGGTGGCCAGATATGAACCGCTGCTTTTTTGGACCCCTTTGGTGATCGCTACGGCCCGTTTCACCCAGCTCACTTTGCCGACGAGCGCAGGGTCCAGCGCACGAACCAGCATGCCACTAGGGCCCCTGTGGCGGCCCCGGTGA
- the recA gene encoding recombinase RecA, with the protein MAKSPAKETSAEPNANKIAEARSRNLDLAIQQIQKDFGEGSILRMAGNEKVDVAVIPTGNVLIDQALGVGGFARGRVVEVYGPESSGKTTLTLTVIAQAQKAGGLAAFIDVEHALDPNYARRLGVKMDELLVSQPSSGEEALRICETLVRSNALDVIVIDSVAALVTRQELEGDIGDSTVGAQARLMSAALRKLTAIISKARTCCIFTNQIREKIGVMFGNPETTPGGKALKFYSSVRVDIRRIGAIKSSDGTVTGNRTKLKVVKNKLAPPYTEAEFDIMYNEGISNVGSMLDLAMENDILQKRGSWISYKGTQLAQGRDAAKEALKADAALYNEIEAAVKAKLNEKGGSTGGGATPAPAASAPITE; encoded by the coding sequence ATGGCCAAGTCCCCTGCTAAAGAAACCTCCGCTGAGCCCAATGCCAACAAGATTGCTGAGGCACGCTCCCGCAACCTGGATCTCGCTATTCAGCAGATTCAGAAAGACTTTGGCGAAGGTTCCATCCTGCGCATGGCTGGTAATGAAAAAGTGGATGTGGCCGTCATCCCGACAGGGAATGTCTTGATTGATCAGGCTCTTGGCGTCGGCGGTTTTGCCCGCGGTCGTGTGGTGGAAGTGTATGGCCCTGAATCCTCGGGTAAAACCACGCTTACGCTTACCGTGATCGCTCAAGCCCAAAAGGCAGGTGGTCTGGCAGCCTTTATTGACGTGGAGCACGCGCTCGATCCCAATTACGCACGCCGCCTTGGGGTGAAGATGGATGAACTCCTCGTCTCTCAGCCAAGTTCAGGTGAAGAAGCTCTGCGCATTTGTGAAACCCTCGTTCGGTCCAATGCACTCGACGTCATCGTCATTGACTCCGTAGCGGCTCTGGTCACACGCCAGGAGCTCGAAGGTGACATTGGCGACTCCACCGTGGGCGCTCAGGCCCGTCTCATGAGCGCCGCCCTCCGAAAGCTCACGGCCATCATTTCGAAAGCCCGCACCTGCTGCATTTTCACCAACCAGATTCGTGAAAAGATCGGCGTTATGTTTGGTAATCCTGAAACCACTCCTGGCGGTAAGGCTCTGAAATTCTACTCCAGTGTGCGTGTGGACATCCGCCGCATCGGTGCCATCAAAAGCAGCGACGGTACTGTTACCGGTAACCGTACGAAGCTGAAGGTCGTCAAAAACAAGCTCGCCCCTCCTTACACCGAGGCCGAGTTCGACATCATGTACAATGAAGGCATTTCCAATGTGGGTTCCATGCTGGACCTAGCCATGGAAAATGACATCCTGCAGAAGCGCGGTTCCTGGATCAGCTACAAAGGCACACAACTCGCCCAGGGTCGTGATGCGGCCAAGGAAGCCCTGAAGGCAGATGCCGCTCTCTACAACGAGATCGAAGCTGCGGTGAAGGCGAAGCTGAATGAAAAAGGCGGCTCTACTGGGGGCGGTGCTACTCCAGCGCCTGCTGCGTCCGCGCCTATCACCGAGTAA
- a CDS encoding voltage-gated chloride channel family protein — protein MIKRLLPSPLTDVALLLRWALLAVPVGLVGGSASALFLWALDWVTRTHATHPELIWGLPVGGVWVGWLYHRFGKGSERGNNLLMDEIHQPGGGVPARMAPLVLLGTLVTHLLGGSAGREGTAVQMGGSLAGLLARWFRVRPENQRLMLMSGIAAGFGAVFGTPLTGAIFAMEVLVMGRLNYEALIPVLVASLVGDVTCTAWGIHHTLYHLEVSPEAGLRAPLEWLLLAKVGLAAIAFGLMARFFAALTHSLQRGMAQLVSYPPLRPAVGGLVVIGLVYLLGTRDYLGLGVEANRAGGVSIVSSFETGGVTPWSWLWKTLFTLVTLGSGFKGGEVTPLFFIGSTLGHQLGLLFQEPVALFAALGFIAVFAGAANTPLACTIMGIELFGAHYSVYFGVACFVAYFFSGHSGIYSAQKIGVPKRPPEH, from the coding sequence GTGATCAAGCGTCTTTTGCCCTCCCCTCTGACTGATGTGGCCCTGCTGCTGCGCTGGGCACTGCTGGCGGTGCCTGTGGGCCTGGTGGGAGGCTCTGCCAGCGCTCTGTTTCTATGGGCGCTGGACTGGGTGACGCGCACGCATGCCACGCATCCAGAGCTGATTTGGGGCCTGCCCGTCGGGGGTGTTTGGGTCGGGTGGTTATACCATCGGTTTGGCAAAGGGAGTGAGCGTGGGAACAACCTGCTCATGGATGAAATCCATCAACCGGGTGGAGGGGTGCCTGCTCGCATGGCCCCGCTGGTTTTGCTGGGTACATTGGTCACGCATCTGTTGGGTGGCTCGGCTGGGCGTGAGGGCACGGCGGTGCAGATGGGCGGTAGCTTGGCGGGACTGCTGGCGCGGTGGTTTCGGGTGCGTCCAGAAAATCAACGGCTCATGCTCATGAGTGGCATTGCCGCAGGCTTTGGGGCGGTGTTTGGCACGCCTCTGACAGGGGCCATCTTTGCCATGGAGGTGCTGGTGATGGGGCGGTTGAATTACGAGGCCTTGATTCCCGTTTTGGTGGCCAGCCTGGTGGGGGATGTCACCTGCACGGCTTGGGGCATCCATCACACCCTGTATCATCTGGAAGTTTCACCCGAGGCGGGTTTGCGTGCTCCTTTAGAGTGGCTGCTTTTGGCAAAGGTGGGGCTGGCCGCCATCGCTTTTGGTCTTATGGCGCGCTTTTTCGCCGCGTTGACCCATTCTCTCCAGCGGGGGATGGCCCAGCTAGTGAGTTACCCTCCCTTGCGCCCGGCGGTTGGTGGGCTCGTTGTCATTGGGCTGGTGTATCTTCTCGGGACACGCGACTACTTGGGCTTGGGGGTCGAGGCGAATCGTGCCGGTGGGGTGAGCATTGTGTCTTCGTTTGAGACTGGAGGTGTCACACCCTGGAGCTGGCTGTGGAAGACGTTGTTCACTTTGGTGACCTTGGGTAGCGGATTCAAAGGCGGCGAGGTCACTCCTTTGTTCTTCATCGGTTCTACGCTGGGCCATCAGCTCGGTCTGCTTTTCCAGGAGCCGGTGGCGCTCTTTGCCGCTTTGGGGTTCATCGCTGTTTTTGCAGGCGCAGCGAATACGCCCCTGGCTTGCACAATCATGGGCATTGAGCTCTTTGGGGCTCACTACTCGGTTTACTTCGGCGTGGCCTGCTTCGTGGCGTATTTTTTCAGCGGTCACTCCGGCATTTACAGCGCCCAGAAAATCGGCGTGCCTAAACGACCGCCAGAACACTAG